The following coding sequences lie in one Actinomycetes bacterium genomic window:
- the prcA gene encoding proteasome subunit alpha: protein MSMGFYVSPEQQMKDKADFARKGISRGRPLVVLEYAGGIVFVAENPSSHLHKIAEIYDRIAFAAVGKFSELENLRVAGVRLADIRGYAYGREDVTSRAIANFYSQNLGQIFIQEPKPYEIELCVAEVGTEGAANALYHVLYDGTVVDRKGFLAMGGQSDELNAELQRSYSEGLDLGGATDLAVRTLRAATPSGDSTARLEVAVLERGRPRRSFRRLSQEEVTARTGTGARAGAANGAGPETGAGAAKGST from the coding sequence ATGAGCATGGGGTTCTACGTCTCGCCCGAGCAGCAGATGAAGGACAAGGCGGACTTCGCCCGCAAGGGCATCTCACGCGGGCGCCCGCTGGTGGTGCTGGAGTACGCGGGCGGCATCGTCTTCGTCGCCGAGAACCCGTCCAGCCACCTTCACAAGATCGCCGAGATCTACGACCGGATCGCCTTCGCCGCCGTGGGCAAGTTCTCAGAGCTCGAGAACCTGCGGGTCGCCGGCGTCCGCCTGGCCGACATCCGCGGCTACGCCTACGGCCGCGAGGACGTCACCTCGCGGGCCATCGCCAACTTCTACTCCCAGAACCTCGGCCAGATCTTCATCCAGGAGCCCAAGCCGTACGAGATCGAGCTGTGCGTGGCCGAGGTGGGCACCGAGGGCGCCGCCAACGCGCTCTACCACGTGCTCTACGACGGGACGGTGGTGGACCGCAAGGGCTTCCTGGCCATGGGCGGCCAGTCCGACGAGCTGAACGCGGAGCTGCAGCGGAGCTACAGCGAGGGCCTGGACCTTGGCGGCGCGACCGACCTGGCCGTGCGTACCCTGCGCGCCGCCACCCCGAGCGGCGACAGCACCGCTCGGCTCGAGGTCGCCGTGCTCGAGCGCGGCCGCCCGCGGCGGTCGTTCCGGCGCCTGTCGCAAGAGGAAGTCACCGCCCGGACGGGGACGGGCGCGCGCGCCGGCGCCGCGAACGGGGCCGGCCCGGAAACCGGAGCCGGAGCGGCCAAGGGCTCGACGTGA